One genomic window of Devosia salina includes the following:
- a CDS encoding LacI family DNA-binding transcriptional regulator: protein MANRTRDPAQIRRGSGVTMAEVGRLAGVSQVTVSRALSSPSKVSPETLQRIQDAIARTGFVPNAVAGALASSKSNLIAALVPSVTNIVYSSMLHAFSDIMWEHGYQIMLSETGFDLDREEKAIATHLSRRPDAILLTGVRHSAGARRMLLNAGIPVVEIWDISDTPIDCCVGFSHVDAGHAAADFAFNAGYRIAATITAGDERAVRRRDAFLARFAKRGGSIAGGIDYTTSATLGLGRQALSSLLDRGLQPGTLLFCSSDQFAQGVLIEAQARGLKVPQDVAVIGFGDQEFAALMEPALTSIRIDRQVLGQVAARALVERFAASTDLQAVHDVGFELVPRSST from the coding sequence ATGGCAAACCGCACCCGGGACCCAGCGCAGATTCGTCGAGGCAGTGGCGTGACCATGGCCGAAGTGGGACGGCTGGCGGGTGTGTCGCAGGTCACGGTGTCGCGGGCCCTGTCCTCGCCCTCCAAAGTCTCCCCTGAAACGCTGCAGCGCATCCAGGATGCCATCGCGCGGACCGGCTTTGTTCCCAATGCCGTCGCCGGGGCGCTGGCCTCCAGCAAGTCGAACCTGATTGCGGCCCTCGTGCCCTCGGTCACCAACATCGTCTATTCGAGCATGCTGCATGCCTTCTCGGACATCATGTGGGAGCATGGCTATCAGATCATGCTGTCAGAGACCGGGTTCGACCTCGACCGGGAAGAGAAGGCCATCGCCACCCATCTCTCGCGCAGGCCCGATGCCATCCTGCTGACCGGCGTGCGACACAGTGCCGGCGCCCGGCGCATGCTGCTCAACGCCGGCATTCCCGTGGTGGAAATCTGGGATATCTCCGATACGCCCATCGATTGCTGCGTCGGTTTCTCCCATGTCGATGCGGGGCATGCGGCTGCAGACTTCGCATTCAATGCTGGCTATCGCATAGCCGCCACCATTACTGCCGGCGACGAGCGGGCGGTGCGTCGCCGCGACGCTTTCCTTGCTCGCTTCGCCAAGCGCGGCGGGAGTATCGCTGGTGGCATCGACTACACCACCTCCGCGACGCTTGGTCTTGGCCGACAAGCATTGTCGAGCCTGCTCGATCGGGGACTGCAGCCGGGGACACTCCTGTTCTGCAGCTCTGACCAGTTTGCCCAGGGCGTCCTGATCGAAGCCCAGGCGCGTGGCCTCAAAGTGCCCCAGGATGTCGCGGTCATAGGCTTCGGCGACCAGGAATTTGCCGCCCTGATGGAACCGGCCCTCACCAGCATCCGCATCGACCGGCAAGTGCTCGGCCAGGTCGCCGCAAGGGCATTGGTGGAACGC